The Methanocella arvoryzae MRE50 genome includes a region encoding these proteins:
- a CDS encoding 30S ribosomal protein S4e, whose product MCGNHLKRVAAPRTWPITRKTSKWVAKPMPGAHSEERGMPLVVVLRDLLKVADNTSEIKKILHEGKVLVDGKVRKDYRYTVGMFDTISIPAINANYRVVIGMDGKFHLVPVTDASAKICKIVNKTALRGGKIQLNLHDGTTMIASNDYKTKDSVILKMPERKIDQHFTYAVGSLVMVTEGKHSGEIGKVKEIKVVRSSAPNTVVITTPEGDFETIEQYVFVIGKDSPAVQGVKA is encoded by the coding sequence ATGTGTGGCAATCATTTAAAGAGGGTCGCAGCACCGCGCACGTGGCCTATCACCCGTAAGACTTCCAAGTGGGTCGCCAAGCCCATGCCGGGAGCACACTCTGAGGAGCGCGGCATGCCTCTCGTAGTCGTGCTCAGGGACCTGTTAAAGGTAGCTGACAATACTAGTGAGATCAAGAAGATCCTCCACGAGGGCAAGGTCCTGGTCGACGGCAAGGTCCGCAAGGACTACAGGTACACCGTGGGCATGTTCGACACCATCTCGATCCCGGCGATCAACGCCAACTATCGTGTGGTCATCGGCATGGACGGCAAGTTCCACCTCGTGCCCGTCACTGACGCATCCGCCAAGATCTGCAAGATCGTAAATAAGACTGCGCTCAGGGGCGGCAAGATCCAGCTCAACCTGCACGACGGCACGACGATGATCGCGTCCAACGACTACAAGACGAAGGATTCAGTTATCCTCAAGATGCCGGAGAGAAAAATCGACCAGCACTTCACCTATGCAGTAGGCAGCCTGGTCATGGTTACCGAAGGCAAGCACTCGGGCGAGATCGGCAAGGTCAAGGAGATCAAGGTCGTTCGCAGCAGCGCCCCGAACACCGTGGTCATCACCACTCCGGAGGGCGACTTCGAGACCATCGAGCAGTATGTCTTCGTCATCGGCAAGGACAGCCCGGCAGTACAGGGGGTTAAGGCATGA
- the rplX gene encoding 50S ribosomal protein L24 translates to MVTSSQPRKQRKFRYEAPQHVRSNFINARLSEELSKKYGRTARVIVGDTVKVMRGDAAGTEGKVREIDVKREKVVVEGVSVARADGKEEARPIHPSNLMITKLVLDDPKRVASLERK, encoded by the coding sequence ATGGTTACTTCATCACAGCCGAGAAAGCAGAGAAAATTCAGATACGAGGCTCCCCAGCACGTCCGCAGCAACTTCATCAATGCGAGGCTCAGCGAAGAGCTCAGCAAGAAGTACGGCAGGACAGCCCGTGTAATTGTCGGCGACACCGTCAAAGTCATGAGAGGCGACGCAGCCGGCACCGAGGGTAAGGTCCGCGAGATCGATGTGAAGAGAGAGAAGGTCGTCGTCGAAGGCGTATCCGTGGCCAGGGCAGATGGCAAGGAAGAGGCAAGGCCTATCCACCCGTCCAACCTGATGATCACCAAGCTGGTCCTCGACGATCCGAAGAGAGTCGCATCACTGGAGAGGAAATAA